A region of Lycium barbarum isolate Lr01 chromosome 1, ASM1917538v2, whole genome shotgun sequence DNA encodes the following proteins:
- the LOC132628036 gene encoding dehydrodolichyl diphosphate synthase CPT3, with the protein MEGVNVKQVGRLFENISSFLRQCIFSVLSVGPVPSHIAFIMDGNRRYSKKENLPDGDGHRAGFSALLNMLKYSYELGVKYITVYAFSIDNFKRRPEEVEFLMKLMQEKIDELIKDESIVNRLGIRIYFQGNLKLLSDPVRSAAERAMVKTAGNSKAVLSVCVAYTSTDEIVHAVQESCEEKWDEIRKPDADNAVGNLITVEENGKYKNEHRIGVTDIDRHMYMAVVPDPDIIIRTSGENRLSNFLLWQSAHCLIYSPTALWPEIGLRHLIWVVLDFQRNYLYLKEKKKQA; encoded by the coding sequence ATGGAAGGTGTGAACGTTAAACAAGTGGGCCGTCTATTTGAAAATATTAGCAGCTTTCTTCGCCAATGTATATTTTCTGTGCTTTCTGTGGGTCCTGTTCCTAGTCATATTGCTTTCATCATGGATGGAAACCGTAGATATTCTAAGAAAGAGAACTTGCCAGATGGTGATGGACATAGAGCTGGATTTTCCGCTCTTCTGAACATGCTAAAATATTCTTACGAGCTTGGTGTAAAATACATAACTGTTTATGCCTTCAGCATTGATAACTTCAAACGAAGGCCTGAAGAAGTTGAATTCCTAATGAAACTGATGCAGGAAAAGATTGATGAATTAATTAAAGATGAAAGCATCGTAAACCGCCTCGGGATTAGGATATACTTTCAAGGAAACCTAAAACTTCTGAGTGACCCTGTCAGATCAGCAGCTGAGAGGGCTATGGTAAAAACAGCTGGTAATTCAAAAGCTGTATTATCTGTTTGTGTTGCCTACACTTCAACAGACGAGATTGTGCATGCTGTTCAAGAATCTTGTGAAGAAAAATGGGATGAAATTAGAAAACCAGATGCAGATAATGCTGTAGGCAATTTAATCACAGTCGAAGAAAATGGGAAGTACAAAAATGAGCATCGTATTGGTGTGACAGATATTGACAGACATATGTACATGGCAGTTGTTCCTGATCCAGACATTATTATACGGACTTCTGGAGAAAATCGGTTAAGCAACTTTCTTTTGTGGCAGAGTGCACATTGTCTTATTTATTCTCCGACTGCACTATGGCCTGAGATAGGTTTGAGGCATTTAATTTGGGTAGTTTTAGACTTCCAGAGAAACTACTTGTAtttgaaggagaagaagaagcagGCATGA